The Streptomyces sp. NBC_00670 genome window below encodes:
- the gabT gene encoding 4-aminobutyrate--2-oxoglutarate transaminase encodes MTALPQERHLATAVPGPKSQELQARRTAAVAQGVGSTLPVFVTRAGGGILEDVDGNRLIDFGSGIAVTSVGASAEAVVRRASAQLADFTHTCFMVTPYEGYVAVAEALAELTPGDHAKKSALFNSGAEAVENAVKIARAYTKRQAVVVFDHGYHGRTNLTMALTSKNMPYKNGFGPFAPEVYRVPVAYGYRWPTGPENAGPEAAAQAIDEISKQVGADNVAAIIIEPVLGEGGFIEPAKGFLPAIRQFAADNGIVFVADEIQSGFCRTGQWFACEDEGIVPDLITTAKGIAGGLPLAAVTGRAEIMDAAHAGGLGGTYGGNPVACAGALGAIETMKEQDLNARAKEIEAVMKTRLAAMAEKYEVIGDVRGRGAMIAIELVKDRTTKEPHPEATAALARACHAEGLLVLTCGTYGNVLRFLPPLVIGEELLTEGLDIIEQAFARI; translated from the coding sequence ATGACCGCACTTCCGCAGGAACGCCACCTCGCCACGGCCGTCCCCGGCCCGAAGTCGCAGGAGTTGCAGGCCCGCCGCACCGCCGCGGTGGCCCAGGGCGTGGGCTCCACGCTGCCCGTCTTCGTCACCCGGGCCGGCGGCGGCATCCTCGAGGACGTCGACGGCAACCGGCTGATCGACTTCGGCTCCGGCATCGCGGTCACCAGCGTCGGCGCCTCCGCCGAGGCCGTCGTGCGCCGGGCGTCCGCGCAGCTCGCCGACTTCACCCACACCTGTTTCATGGTCACGCCCTACGAGGGCTACGTCGCCGTCGCCGAGGCGCTGGCCGAGCTGACCCCGGGCGACCACGCCAAGAAGTCGGCGCTGTTCAACTCGGGCGCCGAGGCCGTGGAGAACGCCGTGAAGATCGCGCGGGCGTACACCAAGCGGCAGGCCGTCGTCGTCTTCGACCACGGCTACCACGGCCGCACCAACCTCACGATGGCGCTGACCTCGAAGAACATGCCGTACAAGAACGGCTTCGGGCCGTTCGCCCCCGAGGTGTACCGGGTGCCGGTGGCCTACGGCTACCGCTGGCCGACCGGCCCGGAGAACGCGGGCCCCGAGGCCGCCGCGCAGGCGATCGACGAGATCAGCAAGCAGGTCGGCGCGGACAACGTGGCCGCGATCATCATCGAGCCGGTGCTGGGCGAGGGCGGCTTCATCGAGCCGGCCAAGGGCTTCCTGCCCGCGATCCGGCAGTTCGCCGCGGACAACGGCATCGTCTTCGTCGCCGACGAGATCCAGTCCGGTTTCTGCCGCACCGGCCAGTGGTTCGCGTGCGAGGACGAGGGCATCGTCCCGGACCTGATCACCACCGCCAAGGGCATCGCGGGCGGCCTCCCGCTCGCCGCCGTCACCGGCCGCGCCGAGATCATGGACGCCGCGCACGCGGGCGGCCTCGGCGGCACCTACGGCGGCAACCCGGTGGCCTGCGCGGGCGCGCTCGGCGCGATCGAGACGATGAAGGAGCAGGACCTCAACGCGCGGGCCAAGGAGATCGAGGCGGTCATGAAGACCCGCCTGGCCGCGATGGCCGAGAAGTACGAGGTCATCGGTGACGTCCGCGGCCGGGGCGCGATGATCGCGATCGAGCTGGTCAAGGACCGCACCACCAAGGAGCCGCACCCGGAGGCGACCGCCGCGCTGGCCAGGGCCTGCCACGCCGAGGGGCTGCTGGTCCTGACCTGTGGCACCTACGGCAACGTGCTGCGCTTCCTGCCCCCGCTCGTCATCGGCGAGGAACTCCTGACCGAGGGCCTCGACATCATCGAGCAGGCGTTCGCGCGCATCTGA
- a CDS encoding aldehyde dehydrogenase family protein has protein sequence MTSTHAFWLAGRQATGEHTLDVTSPWDNTLVGRVSLPTDAHVEEAVAAAHAVRDEFAATPAHTRAAALDHVARRLADRAEEIARLISAENGKPVKWARGEVGRAVSVFRFAAEEARRFNGGEAQRLDTDAGGQGRLALTRRFPKGVVLGIAPFNFPLNLCAHKIAPALAAGAPIILKPAPATPLSGLVLGELLAETELPAGSWSILPVPNDRMPALVQDERLPVISFTGSDKVGYAIMDSVPRKHCTLELGGNGAAVVLADWASDADLDRAAQRIATFSNYQGGQSCISVQRVIADAAVYDRLLPRIVAAVEAQVTGDPTDDATDVGPLVSEDAAQRVEAWVQEAVEGGATLHTGGKREGASYAPAVLTGVPATATLACEEVFGPVLTVQKVDGEAEAFAAVNDSKYGLQAGVFTHDLQAAFRAHRALEVGGVVIGDVPSYRADQMPYGGVKQSGVGREGVKFAMEDYTYERVLVLTGLAL, from the coding sequence ATGACCTCCACCCACGCCTTCTGGCTCGCCGGCCGCCAGGCCACCGGCGAGCACACCCTCGACGTCACCTCCCCCTGGGACAACACCCTCGTCGGCAGGGTCAGCCTGCCGACCGACGCCCACGTCGAGGAGGCCGTCGCCGCCGCCCACGCCGTCCGGGACGAGTTCGCCGCCACCCCCGCCCACACCCGCGCCGCCGCCCTCGACCACGTCGCCCGCCGCCTCGCCGACCGCGCCGAGGAGATCGCCCGGCTCATCTCCGCCGAGAACGGCAAGCCGGTCAAGTGGGCCCGCGGCGAGGTCGGCCGCGCGGTCTCCGTCTTCCGGTTCGCGGCGGAGGAGGCCCGCCGCTTCAACGGCGGCGAGGCCCAGCGCCTCGACACCGACGCGGGCGGTCAGGGCCGCCTCGCCCTGACCCGCCGCTTCCCCAAGGGCGTCGTCCTCGGCATCGCCCCGTTCAACTTCCCGCTCAACCTCTGCGCCCACAAGATCGCCCCGGCCCTCGCCGCCGGCGCGCCGATCATCCTCAAGCCGGCCCCGGCCACCCCCCTCTCCGGGCTGGTCCTCGGCGAACTGCTCGCCGAGACCGAGCTGCCCGCCGGCTCCTGGAGCATCCTGCCGGTGCCCAACGACCGCATGCCCGCCCTCGTCCAGGACGAGCGGCTGCCGGTCATCTCCTTCACCGGCTCCGACAAGGTCGGCTACGCGATCATGGACTCGGTGCCGCGCAAGCACTGCACCCTGGAGCTCGGCGGCAACGGCGCGGCCGTCGTCCTCGCCGACTGGGCGAGCGACGCCGACCTCGACCGGGCCGCGCAGCGCATCGCCACCTTCTCCAACTACCAGGGCGGCCAGTCCTGCATCTCCGTGCAGCGCGTGATCGCCGACGCCGCCGTGTACGACCGGCTGCTGCCGCGCATCGTCGCCGCCGTCGAGGCCCAGGTCACCGGCGACCCCACCGACGACGCCACCGACGTCGGCCCGCTGGTCAGCGAGGACGCCGCCCAGCGCGTCGAGGCCTGGGTGCAGGAGGCCGTCGAGGGCGGCGCCACCCTGCACACCGGCGGCAAGCGCGAGGGCGCCTCGTACGCGCCGGCCGTCCTCACCGGCGTGCCCGCCACCGCCACCCTCGCCTGCGAGGAGGTGTTCGGACCGGTCCTCACCGTGCAGAAGGTGGACGGCGAGGCCGAGGCGTTCGCCGCCGTCAACGACTCCAAGTACGGCCTCCAGGCGGGCGTGTTCACCCACGACCTCCAGGCCGCGTTCCGCGCCCACCGCGCGCTGGAGGTCGGCGGCGTGGTCATCGGCGACGTGCCGTCCTACCGCGCCGACCAGATGCCGTACGGCGGCGTCAAGCAGTCCGGCGTGGGCCGCGAGGGCGTGAAGTTCGCGATGGAGGACTACACCTACGAGCGGGTCCTCGTCCTCACGGGCCTCGCGCTCTGA
- a CDS encoding glycoside hydrolase family 3 C-terminal domain-containing protein yields the protein MTPQPSPVPPFRDAQLPFAKRVDDLLARLTRDEKVSFLHQFVPAVERLGVAAFRTGQEALHGVAWMGPATQFPQAVGLGATWNEDLVRRVGEAVSTEARAMRARDARVGLNVWAPVVNLLRHPLWGRNEEGYSEDPALTSAIASAYTRGLRGDHPVYWRTAPVLKHWLAHNNETGRDVTSSSVRPRVLHEYDLRAFRGAVEAGAVAGVMPAYNLVNGRPNHVSPYLREQLRTWTDEELLVCSDAGAPSNLVDSEHYYATHEEATAAALRAGVDSFTDHGTDSTRIVERVRDALAAGLIDEGDLDAAVRRQLSVRFRLGEFDPELDPYAVTARDGGFDTPAHRALAREAAEQAVVLLKNDEPRAAGPRSGAPLLPLAPDVRIAAVGLLADECKLDWYSGTLLHRSTPLEGLYERFGADRVDFAEGVDRVRLRTSAGTYLSVPAAGNADEEALGAEGALDPALLTGRTDLPPLTADATGSELALVDWGDGVLTLRAPDGRYLSVAEDGYVRAAADQPGGWVVQETFRLEPHGAGHLLRHLGTGRYVSVAADGVKVAGPKAADGEVFEVVVAERGEAAVARAARGADVVLVFAGNDPHINGRETEDRSTLRLPAHQERLLDAARAANPRTALVLVSSYPYAVDVAELPAVLWTAHGGQAAGTALARVLAGDVPPAGRLPQTWYAADADLPGLLDYDIVGSRQTYLYFEGEPLFPFGHGLSYTTFSYDGLAARVAGDGRVTVSFTVTNTGSRAADEVAQLYVRAVAPSVPRPRRELVGHRRVRLEPGGRAELVFELPPDAFAFWDVAHGRTRVEPGAYALLAGASSADVRLRTTVELTGEPAGPRPVRERGLDAADFDEQRGTEIVDRTKTSGEAVAPVGGSEGELLFRACDFGPGVTGVTAVVAGGGTVEVALGDGTPLAVLSAAGTTADVYAYAEVTAESGTVHGVHDVRLRLRGAVRLAHVGFGG from the coding sequence GTGACCCCACAGCCGTCGCCCGTCCCACCCTTCCGGGACGCGCAACTGCCGTTCGCGAAACGCGTCGACGACCTCCTGGCGCGGCTCACCCGTGACGAAAAGGTGTCCTTCCTGCACCAGTTCGTGCCCGCCGTCGAACGGCTCGGCGTCGCCGCCTTCCGCACCGGCCAGGAGGCCCTGCACGGCGTGGCCTGGATGGGCCCGGCGACCCAGTTCCCGCAGGCCGTGGGGCTCGGCGCGACCTGGAACGAGGACCTGGTGCGCCGCGTCGGCGAGGCGGTGTCCACCGAGGCGCGGGCGATGCGCGCCCGCGACGCACGGGTCGGCCTCAACGTCTGGGCGCCCGTGGTCAACCTGCTGCGCCATCCGCTGTGGGGCCGCAACGAGGAGGGCTACTCCGAGGACCCGGCCCTGACCTCGGCGATCGCGAGCGCGTACACCCGGGGCCTGCGCGGCGACCATCCGGTGTACTGGCGCACGGCCCCCGTGCTCAAGCACTGGCTGGCGCACAACAACGAGACCGGCCGGGACGTCACCTCCTCCTCGGTGCGCCCGCGCGTACTGCACGAGTACGATCTGCGCGCCTTCCGCGGAGCCGTCGAGGCGGGCGCGGTGGCCGGGGTGATGCCCGCGTACAACCTGGTCAACGGCCGCCCCAACCACGTCTCCCCGTATCTGCGCGAGCAGTTGCGCACCTGGACCGACGAGGAGCTGCTGGTCTGCTCCGACGCGGGCGCGCCGTCCAACCTGGTCGACTCCGAGCACTACTACGCCACGCACGAGGAGGCGACGGCCGCCGCGCTGCGGGCGGGGGTGGACAGCTTCACCGACCACGGCACCGACAGCACGCGGATCGTGGAGCGGGTGCGGGACGCGCTGGCGGCGGGGCTGATCGACGAGGGCGACCTCGACGCGGCGGTACGGCGGCAGCTCTCGGTGCGGTTCCGGCTGGGCGAGTTCGATCCCGAGCTGGACCCGTACGCGGTCACCGCGCGGGACGGGGGGTTCGACACCCCCGCCCACCGCGCGCTCGCCCGGGAGGCGGCGGAGCAGGCGGTGGTGCTGCTGAAGAACGACGAGCCTCGAGCGGCCGGGCCGAGAAGCGGTGCCCCTCTCCTCCCGCTCGCGCCCGACGTCCGGATCGCCGCCGTCGGACTCCTCGCCGACGAGTGCAAACTCGACTGGTACAGCGGCACGCTGCTCCACCGCTCCACCCCGCTGGAGGGCCTGTACGAGCGCTTCGGCGCCGACCGCGTCGACTTCGCGGAGGGCGTGGACCGGGTCCGCCTGCGCACCTCGGCCGGTACGTATCTGTCGGTGCCGGCCGCCGGGAACGCCGACGAGGAGGCGCTCGGCGCCGAGGGGGCGCTCGACCCCGCGCTGCTCACCGGCCGTACCGACCTCCCGCCGCTCACCGCCGACGCCACCGGCAGCGAACTCGCCCTCGTCGACTGGGGCGACGGCGTGCTGACCCTGCGCGCCCCCGACGGCCGCTACCTCTCCGTCGCGGAGGACGGCTACGTCCGCGCCGCCGCGGACCAGCCGGGCGGCTGGGTGGTGCAGGAGACGTTCCGTCTGGAGCCCCATGGCGCGGGTCACCTCCTGAGGCATCTCGGTACCGGCCGGTATGTGTCCGTCGCCGCCGACGGCGTGAAGGTTGCCGGTCCAAAGGCGGCGGACGGCGAGGTCTTCGAGGTGGTCGTCGCCGAACGCGGCGAGGCGGCGGTGGCCCGCGCCGCGCGGGGCGCCGACGTGGTGCTGGTGTTCGCGGGCAACGACCCGCACATCAACGGCCGCGAGACGGAGGACCGTTCGACGCTGCGGCTCCCCGCGCACCAGGAGCGGCTGCTGGACGCGGCCCGCGCCGCCAACCCCCGTACCGCGCTGGTGCTGGTCTCCTCGTACCCGTACGCGGTGGACGTGGCGGAGCTGCCCGCCGTGCTGTGGACCGCGCACGGCGGGCAGGCGGCCGGCACCGCGCTGGCCCGGGTGCTCGCCGGTGACGTCCCGCCCGCCGGGCGCCTCCCGCAGACCTGGTACGCCGCCGACGCGGACCTGCCCGGACTGCTCGACTACGACATCGTGGGCAGTCGGCAGACCTACCTCTACTTCGAGGGCGAACCGCTGTTCCCCTTCGGGCACGGGCTGTCCTACACGACGTTCTCCTACGACGGCCTGGCGGCGCGGGTCGCCGGGGACGGGCGGGTGACGGTGTCCTTCACGGTCACCAACACCGGCTCACGCGCGGCGGACGAGGTGGCGCAGCTCTACGTCCGCGCCGTGGCGCCGTCCGTACCGCGCCCGCGCCGGGAGCTGGTGGGCCATCGCCGGGTCCGCCTCGAACCGGGCGGCCGGGCCGAGCTGGTCTTCGAACTCCCGCCGGACGCCTTCGCGTTCTGGGACGTGGCGCACGGCCGGACCCGGGTGGAGCCGGGCGCGTACGCACTCCTCGCGGGCGCCTCCAGCGCGGACGTCCGGCTGCGGACGACGGTGGAACTCACCGGCGAGCCGGCCGGACCGCGCCCGGTGCGCGAACGGGGCCTGGACGCCGCAGACTTCGACGAGCAGCGGGGCACGGAGATCGTCGACCGTACGAAGACGTCGGGCGAGGCGGTCGCACCGGTGGGCGGCAGCGAGGGCGAACTGCTCTTCCGCGCCTGCGACTTCGGGCCGGGTGTCACCGGGGTGACGGCGGTGGTGGCGGGCGGCGGGACGGTCGAGGTGGCGCTGGGCGACGGCACTCCGCTCGCGGTGCTGTCGGCCGCCGGGACGACGGCCGACGTGTACGCGTACGCGGAGGTGACGGCGGAGTCCGGGACCGTGCACGGGGTCCATGACGTACGGCTGCGGCTGCGCGGGGCGGTGCGGCTCGCACATGTCGGCTTCGGGGGCTGA
- a CDS encoding ATP/GTP-binding protein, with protein sequence MDFDGTHDARGTHARPVPRPATPPPPAGPPPVPQPSHAAPALPPMPTAPPAPEQAPARPATVAEWLDTPRPAAAPGIFRYGYREPRPDKDPERLSPVTLVGVAVPLVVALLLWSLWRHGSIPYQWVLLKLFTPGDWWWAGTTSPKTFEGQEAIEVYNGVFFGVLVYAMGRLGSWPDIVRHVVTRRPQPARALLAALGALAVLSFVFPDAFPGVGWDALPVVDPLFSLVVLLTGGYEVFRSVLLTDCLYGLITLLVLWPFARIGGWWRYARERLAARSGQGTGGVPDQAPAPVQRPAAQWPELRDAGQHQAADLLSGEVHGGRMTDVDCARVRRAWDTARYDATRLARFTETVLRQGAAAWLHPSGARDLPARTARHDVLDGQVRIGRWTDRDRTPTPYRGAGAALDPDALATSLLAVGPSGSGKTQHLVRPVVESLALRALTGGCAVVAVCAAGTPLGPDGSFDVVVRIGDPASVHDLDPYAESEDPEEAAAFLAEGLVGDLGAVDTRRAATALAQLLGPYRAVHGRFPTLPVLRELLEGDEAGLGALREALAGSGGPGHAVMRRELEARIRQATSPADPAPALADRLALLDRPAFAEFFGAGSGTRPFSLRAVAHHPLRVRVELPEHGHEDASRLLVRLLLAQFTSVVRAGERQHFACLVLDDATGAVTADSVRRIQRLRAQNAGVVLALRTVGDIPEALHGPLYGAVGCRMAFSGVTTWDGSRFAQAWGTEWVETRDVAKHTVFADQPMTRAIHALRKLVTGKAVTTDAVTIRKVERERWSASELAHEVPAGHAVLSVATVRGEHAPPLLVDLRG encoded by the coding sequence ATGGACTTCGACGGCACGCACGACGCACGTGGCACCCACGCCCGTCCCGTGCCACGGCCCGCGACACCGCCACCACCGGCCGGGCCGCCTCCCGTTCCACAGCCCTCCCACGCCGCGCCCGCGCTGCCGCCGATGCCCACGGCACCGCCCGCGCCCGAGCAGGCGCCTGCGCGGCCGGCCACCGTCGCCGAGTGGCTCGACACACCCCGGCCCGCCGCCGCCCCCGGGATCTTCCGCTACGGCTACCGGGAGCCCCGCCCGGACAAGGACCCCGAGCGGCTCTCGCCCGTCACCCTCGTCGGCGTCGCCGTACCCCTGGTCGTCGCCCTCCTGCTGTGGTCGCTGTGGCGGCACGGCAGCATCCCCTACCAGTGGGTGCTGCTGAAGCTGTTCACCCCCGGCGACTGGTGGTGGGCCGGCACCACCTCGCCGAAGACCTTCGAGGGACAGGAGGCCATCGAGGTCTACAACGGCGTGTTCTTCGGCGTCCTCGTCTACGCCATGGGACGGCTCGGCAGCTGGCCCGACATCGTCCGGCACGTCGTCACCCGGCGCCCGCAGCCCGCGCGGGCGCTGCTCGCCGCGCTGGGCGCCCTGGCCGTGCTCAGCTTCGTCTTCCCCGACGCCTTCCCCGGCGTCGGCTGGGACGCGCTGCCCGTCGTCGACCCGCTCTTCTCCCTCGTCGTCCTCCTCACCGGCGGCTACGAGGTCTTCCGGTCCGTCCTGCTCACCGACTGCCTCTACGGGCTGATCACCCTGCTCGTCCTGTGGCCCTTCGCCCGGATCGGCGGCTGGTGGCGATACGCGCGGGAACGGCTCGCGGCACGGTCGGGGCAGGGAACCGGTGGTGTTCCCGACCAGGCACCGGCGCCCGTGCAGCGGCCCGCCGCGCAGTGGCCCGAACTGCGGGACGCCGGACAGCACCAGGCCGCCGACCTGCTCAGCGGCGAGGTGCACGGCGGCCGGATGACCGACGTCGACTGCGCCCGCGTCCGGCGCGCCTGGGACACCGCCCGCTACGACGCCACCCGGCTCGCGCGGTTCACCGAGACCGTGCTGCGCCAGGGCGCCGCCGCCTGGCTCCACCCGTCCGGCGCCCGCGACCTGCCCGCCCGCACCGCACGGCACGACGTCCTCGACGGCCAGGTCCGCATCGGCCGCTGGACCGACCGCGACCGCACGCCCACCCCCTACCGCGGGGCGGGCGCCGCCCTCGACCCCGACGCGCTGGCCACCTCGCTGCTCGCCGTCGGACCCTCCGGCTCGGGCAAGACCCAGCACCTCGTCCGGCCCGTCGTCGAGTCCCTCGCGCTGCGGGCGCTCACCGGCGGCTGCGCGGTCGTCGCCGTCTGCGCCGCCGGCACCCCGCTCGGCCCGGACGGCTCCTTCGACGTGGTGGTGCGCATCGGCGACCCGGCCTCCGTGCACGACCTCGACCCCTACGCGGAGAGCGAGGACCCCGAGGAGGCCGCCGCGTTCCTCGCCGAGGGGCTGGTCGGCGACCTCGGCGCCGTCGACACCCGGCGGGCCGCCACCGCGCTCGCCCAGCTCCTCGGCCCCTACCGCGCGGTGCACGGCCGCTTCCCCACGCTGCCGGTGCTGCGGGAACTCCTCGAGGGCGACGAGGCCGGGCTCGGCGCACTGCGCGAGGCGCTGGCCGGCTCCGGCGGACCCGGGCACGCCGTGATGCGGCGCGAACTGGAGGCACGGATCCGGCAGGCCACGAGCCCCGCCGACCCCGCCCCCGCCCTCGCCGACCGGCTCGCCCTGCTCGACCGGCCCGCCTTCGCCGAATTCTTCGGCGCGGGCTCCGGCACCCGGCCCTTCTCCCTGCGCGCCGTCGCCCACCACCCGCTGCGGGTCCGTGTCGAGCTGCCCGAACACGGCCACGAGGACGCCTCCCGGCTGCTGGTCCGGCTGCTCCTCGCGCAGTTCACCTCCGTCGTGCGCGCCGGGGAACGGCAGCACTTCGCGTGCCTCGTGCTCGACGACGCGACCGGCGCCGTCACCGCGGACTCCGTCCGCCGCATCCAGCGGCTGCGCGCCCAGAACGCGGGCGTCGTGCTCGCGCTGCGCACCGTCGGGGACATCCCCGAGGCGCTGCACGGGCCGCTGTACGGGGCGGTCGGCTGCCGGATGGCGTTCTCCGGGGTGACGACGTGGGACGGCAGCCGGTTCGCACAGGCGTGGGGCACGGAGTGGGTGGAGACCCGGGACGTGGCCAAGCACACGGTCTTCGCCGACCAGCCGATGACGCGGGCGATCCACGCACTGCGGAAACTGGTGACCGGGAAGGCGGTGACGACGGACGCGGTGACCATAAGGAAGGTGGAGCGGGAGCGGTGGTCGGCGTCGGAGCTGGCGCACGAGGTCCCCGCGGGGCATGCGGTGCTGTCGGTGGCGACGGTGCGGGGCGAGCATGCGCCGCCGTTGCTTGTGGATCTGCGGGGCTGA
- a CDS encoding PucR family transcriptional regulator: MPPTLASLVHHSALKLTVRAGEERLDVPVRWAHVSELADPVPYMEGGELLLITALKLDAEDPEAMRRYVRRLVGAGVVGLGFAVGVNYERTPEALVEAARAEGLPLLEVPRRTPFLAISKAVSAAIAADQYRAVTAGFAAQRELTRQALGGGPEGLLTALAAQVDGWAALYDASGAVVAAAPEWAGRRAGRLTADVERLRERPAPASSVVTGGQGGEDPAEDRVELHSLGTGRRPRAALAVGTAAAPGTAERYAVHSAVALLTLLTERSRSLHAAEQRIGAAVLRMLLAGEPDHARAVAGDLYGDLLDAPFRLLLAEASGDAADGAGDPLGGLAEAVESAAARAGEPVLVVPEGAEGRRLVVLAVDGGAGVRACAEYAAGPAAAGSAEELVMGLSGPAGPTGAGGAYRGAEQALSVARRRGRVLVEHERMATGSVLPLLADDAVRAFADGLLRALREHDATGRGDLVASLRAWLSRHGQWDAAAADLGVHRHTLRYRMRRVEEILGRSLDDPDVRMELWLALKATSDPAD, from the coding sequence ATGCCGCCCACGCTCGCCTCACTCGTCCATCACTCCGCGCTCAAGCTGACCGTGCGTGCGGGGGAGGAGCGGCTCGACGTGCCCGTGCGGTGGGCGCATGTGAGCGAGCTCGCCGATCCCGTGCCCTACATGGAGGGCGGGGAGCTGCTGCTGATCACCGCGCTCAAGCTGGACGCGGAGGATCCCGAGGCCATGCGCCGGTATGTGAGACGGCTGGTGGGCGCGGGGGTCGTGGGGCTCGGTTTCGCGGTCGGGGTCAACTACGAGCGGACCCCCGAGGCGCTGGTCGAGGCCGCCCGCGCGGAGGGGCTGCCGCTGCTGGAGGTGCCCCGCCGCACCCCCTTCCTCGCCATCAGCAAGGCCGTCTCCGCGGCCATCGCCGCCGACCAGTACCGCGCCGTCACCGCCGGGTTCGCCGCCCAGCGCGAACTGACCAGGCAGGCGCTCGGCGGCGGCCCCGAGGGGCTGCTCACCGCGCTCGCCGCGCAGGTCGACGGATGGGCCGCGCTGTACGACGCCTCCGGTGCCGTCGTCGCCGCCGCGCCCGAGTGGGCCGGGCGGCGGGCGGGGCGGCTCACCGCCGACGTCGAACGGCTGCGCGAGCGGCCCGCGCCCGCCAGCTCCGTCGTCACCGGAGGGCAGGGCGGCGAGGATCCCGCCGAGGACCGCGTCGAACTGCACAGCCTCGGCACCGGGCGCCGGCCGCGGGCCGCGCTCGCCGTGGGCACCGCCGCCGCGCCCGGCACCGCCGAGCGCTACGCCGTGCACTCCGCGGTCGCCCTGCTCACCCTCCTCACCGAACGCTCCCGCTCGCTGCACGCGGCCGAGCAGCGCATCGGCGCGGCCGTACTGCGGATGCTGCTCGCGGGGGAGCCCGACCATGCCCGGGCGGTCGCCGGGGACCTGTACGGCGATCTGCTCGACGCCCCGTTCCGGCTGCTCCTCGCCGAGGCGTCCGGGGACGCCGCGGACGGTGCCGGCGATCCGCTGGGCGGGCTCGCCGAGGCGGTGGAGTCGGCCGCCGCGCGGGCCGGGGAGCCGGTGCTCGTGGTGCCGGAGGGGGCCGAGGGGCGGCGGCTGGTCGTGCTGGCCGTGGACGGCGGGGCGGGGGTGCGGGCGTGTGCGGAGTACGCGGCGGGGCCGGCCGCCGCCGGGAGTGCCGAGGAGCTGGTGATGGGGCTGTCCGGGCCCGCCGGGCCGACCGGGGCGGGGGGTGCGTACCGGGGGGCCGAGCAGGCGCTGTCCGTGGCGCGGCGGCGGGGGAGGGTGCTCGTGGAGCACGAGCGGATGGCGACGGGGTCCGTGCTGCCGTTGCTGGCGGACGATGCGGTGCGGGCGTTCGCGGACGGGTTGCTGCGGGCGCTGCGCGAGCATGACGCGACGGGGCGGGGGGATCTGGTGGCGTCGTTGCGGGCGTGGTTGTCGCGGCACGGGCAGTGGGATGCGGCGGCGGCGGATCTGGGGGTGCACCGGCATACGTTGCGGTACCGGATGCGGAGGGTGGAGGAGATCCTGGGCCGCTCCCTGGACGACCCCGACGTCCGCATGGAGCTGTGGCTCGCCCTCAAGGCCACGTCCGACCCGGCCGACTGA